Proteins found in one Lutimonas zeaxanthinifaciens genomic segment:
- a CDS encoding AGE family epimerase/isomerase has product MEKVTLTSIEKEFRNYMEFWNNNMINKEGSLICPEISLSGTCNWKAEMGSMYLSRVLYGSSKAYQLLGANEHKDLAALAFKLLMEFKNPLGGYYWSRTYNMQWKSDAENVNMAQAFVLYGLAEYEKVNGTPEVKNLVDEQVSFINEKLIATDLEGFIDGLDEEWERGETITRSFATHFHTMEALVKVYENRNEEQIKQQIIRLLHIIMDRFIDRKSYFCMHRFTEDWAPLPDENWAGHNAECSWVICEAAKAIDDKEFINKTETMALLMMERVIKEARDETNGGYFNIFNAQGDPEKIKSWWPQAEVVLGLMNAYKISSENRYKELAEEQISYIQSKFIDKRGEWIASLHEKGAPDPGTPLIFFWKSMYHTVRYYDYLLA; this is encoded by the coding sequence ATGGAAAAAGTGACTTTGACTTCGATTGAAAAGGAATTCAGAAACTACATGGAATTCTGGAATAACAATATGATCAATAAGGAAGGGAGCCTGATCTGCCCTGAAATATCATTGTCAGGGACCTGCAACTGGAAAGCAGAGATGGGCAGTATGTATTTGAGCAGGGTTCTATATGGCAGCAGTAAGGCCTATCAACTGTTAGGTGCAAATGAACATAAAGATTTGGCGGCTCTCGCATTTAAGTTATTGATGGAGTTCAAAAACCCGCTCGGAGGATATTATTGGTCAAGAACGTACAATATGCAATGGAAATCGGATGCGGAAAATGTAAATATGGCTCAGGCATTTGTTCTGTACGGACTTGCCGAATATGAGAAAGTAAATGGAACCCCTGAAGTAAAGAACCTGGTTGATGAACAGGTTTCCTTTATAAATGAAAAATTGATTGCAACAGATTTAGAGGGGTTTATTGACGGTTTGGATGAAGAATGGGAGAGAGGGGAAACAATCACAAGGTCTTTTGCGACTCATTTTCATACCATGGAAGCCCTGGTCAAGGTTTATGAAAATCGAAATGAGGAGCAGATTAAGCAGCAAATAATCAGGCTATTGCATATAATTATGGACCGTTTTATTGATAGAAAAAGTTATTTCTGTATGCATCGATTCACTGAGGACTGGGCGCCACTACCTGATGAAAACTGGGCGGGACATAATGCAGAGTGTAGCTGGGTCATCTGTGAGGCAGCAAAAGCAATTGACGATAAAGAATTCATCAACAAGACAGAAACCATGGCCCTGTTAATGATGGAACGGGTTATTAAGGAAGCTAGAGATGAAACTAACGGAGGATATTTTAATATCTTCAACGCACAAGGCGATCCGGAAAAGATAAAAAGCTGGTGGCCTCAGGCTGAAGTTGTTCTTGGGCTGATGAATGCGTATAAGATCAGCTCAGAAAACAGATACAAAGAACTTGCTGAAGAACAGATATCTTATATCCAGTCAAAATTTATTGATAAAAGAGGAGAGTGGATTGCATCACTGCATGAAAAAGGAGCGCCTGATCCGGGCACTCCTCTGATATTTTTTTGGAAATCGATGTATCATACCGTAAGATATTACGATTATCTGCTCGCTTAG
- the tpiA gene encoding triose-phosphate isomerase: MRTKIVAGNWKMNKTYQETKALVKELKHAVKEISLDNTRVIIAPTFVNLQKASKMTKNSDIEVAAQNMHQESSGAYTGEISAQMLKSIYVDTVILGHSERREYFGESDKLLASKVDAALANDLEVIFCFGEVLEDRKSGNHFKVVESQIKNALFHLESGAWSKIILAYEPVWAIGTGETATPDQAQEMHAFIRELVAERYLSDVSEEVSILYGGSVKPGNAEEIFSKNDVDGGLIGGAALNVDDFSAIIKAI, translated from the coding sequence ATGAGAACTAAAATTGTAGCGGGAAACTGGAAAATGAACAAGACCTATCAAGAAACGAAGGCCTTGGTCAAAGAATTAAAACATGCTGTCAAAGAGATTAGTTTAGACAACACACGTGTAATCATAGCACCAACTTTTGTCAATTTGCAGAAAGCATCAAAAATGACAAAGAACTCGGATATTGAGGTAGCGGCACAAAATATGCATCAGGAATCGAGCGGGGCTTACACAGGTGAAATTTCTGCTCAAATGCTCAAAAGTATCTATGTGGATACGGTAATTTTAGGGCACTCAGAAAGAAGAGAATATTTTGGTGAATCAGATAAATTACTTGCATCCAAGGTGGATGCTGCTTTGGCAAATGACCTGGAGGTAATATTTTGTTTTGGGGAAGTGCTTGAAGACAGAAAAAGCGGAAATCATTTTAAGGTTGTTGAAAGCCAGATCAAGAATGCTTTGTTTCATTTGGAATCAGGGGCATGGTCGAAGATCATTTTGGCCTATGAACCTGTATGGGCCATTGGAACGGGAGAAACTGCGACACCCGATCAGGCTCAGGAAATGCATGCATTTATCAGAGAACTGGTAGCGGAAAGATATTTAAGTGATGTGTCAGAAGAGGTTTCTATTCTTTACGGAGGGAGTGTAAAACCTGGTAATGCTGAAGAAATATTTTCAAAGAATGATGTTGACGGCGGATTGATCGGAGGAGCAGCTTTGAACGTTGATGATTTTTCTGCCATTATCAAAGCAATCTAG
- the pyrF gene encoding orotidine-5'-phosphate decarboxylase, with protein sequence MTKKELIHQIKAKKSFLCVGLDVDIDKIPPHLLDTEDPIFEFNKAIIDATHDLVVAYKPNTAFYEAYGLKGWKSLVKTIDYLNKNYPSVFTIADAKRGDIGNTSTRYAKAFFEDMEFDSVTVAPYMGSDSVEPFLAFENKFTIMLALTSNKGGLDFQVNEDKSGKTLYENVLETSLGWKNSEQLMYVVGATRPEYFQKIRKIVPDHFLLVPGVGAQGGDLQGVCKFGLNRDIGLLINSSRGIIYASAERDFAEKAREKATELQSEMNIILEEILD encoded by the coding sequence ATGACGAAAAAAGAGCTTATTCATCAGATCAAAGCTAAAAAATCATTTCTATGCGTAGGTCTTGATGTTGATATCGATAAAATACCACCACATTTACTCGATACCGAAGACCCGATCTTTGAATTTAACAAGGCAATTATTGATGCCACACATGACCTGGTGGTTGCTTATAAGCCGAACACGGCTTTTTATGAAGCCTACGGATTAAAGGGCTGGAAAAGCCTTGTCAAGACTATTGATTACCTGAATAAGAACTACCCTTCTGTCTTTACGATAGCCGATGCCAAAAGAGGTGATATTGGAAATACTTCCACACGCTACGCCAAGGCGTTTTTTGAAGACATGGAATTTGATTCTGTTACGGTTGCACCCTATATGGGCAGTGACTCCGTGGAGCCCTTTCTGGCTTTTGAAAACAAGTTTACAATCATGCTGGCCCTGACTTCAAATAAAGGAGGCCTGGATTTCCAGGTGAACGAAGATAAAAGCGGAAAAACCCTTTATGAAAATGTTCTGGAAACCTCTTTAGGATGGAAAAACAGTGAGCAGTTGATGTATGTTGTGGGTGCTACAAGGCCCGAATACTTTCAAAAGATACGAAAAATTGTTCCCGACCATTTCCTTCTTGTACCCGGGGTAGGTGCTCAGGGCGGAGACCTTCAAGGCGTATGTAAGTTCGGATTGAATCGTGATATCGGACTTTTGATCAATTCTTCACGAGGAATAATCTATGCTTCAGCGGAAAGGGATTTTGCTGAAAAAGCGAGAGAAAAGGCAACTGAATTACAGTCTGAAATGAATATCATTCTTGAAGAAATTCTGGATTGA
- a CDS encoding acetyl-CoA carboxylase biotin carboxyl carrier protein subunit: MNNSSKALVNNTQEFCFDQKEIDNLDVFDHGDDQLHLIFDHKSVVAKVIEKDFLKRRYKIQINSNFYEIEIPHPLDDLIKKMGYSSGSAKVIDSIKAPMPGSIIDIKVKAGQKVKEGETLLILEAMKMENAITSPKDTVIKELFVEEGESVDKNKLLIDFE; this comes from the coding sequence ATGAATAATTCTTCTAAAGCTCTGGTTAACAATACTCAGGAATTTTGTTTTGATCAAAAAGAAATTGACAACCTTGATGTTTTCGATCATGGAGATGACCAGCTCCATCTGATTTTTGATCATAAATCCGTTGTTGCAAAAGTTATTGAAAAGGACTTTTTGAAACGAAGGTATAAGATTCAAATCAACTCGAATTTTTACGAAATAGAAATTCCCCACCCGCTTGATGACCTGATCAAAAAGATGGGTTACTCTTCGGGTTCAGCCAAGGTAATTGATTCCATCAAAGCACCGATGCCGGGAAGTATTATCGACATCAAGGTAAAAGCAGGTCAAAAAGTTAAGGAAGGAGAAACACTTCTGATCCTTGAGGCCATGAAAATGGAAAATGCCATTACCTCGCCAAAAGATACTGTCATCAAGGAATTGTTTGTTGAAGAAGGTGAATCCGTTGACAAGAATAAACTTTTAATTGACTTCGAATAA
- the der gene encoding ribosome biogenesis GTPase Der, which yields MGNIVAIVGRPNVGKSTLFNRLIQRREAIVDAVSGVTRDRHYGKTDWNGREFSVIDTGGYVVGSDDIFEAEIDKQVELAIDEADAIIFMVDVESGVTGMDEEVAQLLRQVKKPVFLAVNKVDNSKRAADAVEFYSLGLGDYYTIASTNGSGTGELLDAVVEALPEKEDKVDDDLPRFAVVGRPNAGKSSFINALIGEDRYIVTDIAGTTRDSNDTKYNRFGFDFNLVDTAGIRKKSKVKDDLEFYSVMRSVRAIEYSDVCVLIIDATRGFEGQDQNIFWLAEKNKKGIVILVNKWDLVEKDNYTTKQFEERIRKETAPFTDVPIVFISALTKQRIFKAIEKAVEVYNNRKQKIPTSKLNETMLEIIQHNPPPAYKGKYIKIKYCMQLPTPTPQFAFFANLPQYVKDPYKRFLENKLRELYNFTGVPIVIYMRKK from the coding sequence ATGGGAAACATTGTTGCAATTGTCGGAAGGCCGAATGTAGGTAAATCAACCCTCTTTAATCGATTGATTCAAAGACGGGAGGCAATTGTCGATGCCGTAAGTGGAGTAACACGAGACAGGCATTATGGAAAGACGGACTGGAACGGCAGAGAATTTTCGGTGATTGACACAGGTGGTTATGTAGTGGGAAGTGATGATATTTTTGAAGCTGAAATCGACAAGCAGGTGGAGCTGGCCATTGATGAAGCAGATGCCATCATTTTTATGGTGGATGTGGAAAGTGGGGTTACGGGAATGGACGAAGAAGTTGCACAACTTTTGAGACAGGTTAAAAAACCCGTTTTTTTAGCGGTAAATAAAGTGGATAACTCCAAACGTGCGGCTGATGCCGTTGAATTTTATTCATTGGGACTGGGAGATTATTATACCATCGCAAGCACCAATGGTAGTGGAACCGGCGAATTACTTGATGCCGTTGTGGAAGCGCTTCCTGAGAAAGAGGATAAAGTTGATGATGATTTGCCCCGGTTTGCAGTGGTGGGAAGGCCCAATGCAGGAAAATCTTCTTTTATCAATGCGTTGATCGGAGAAGATCGTTATATCGTAACAGACATTGCAGGAACCACAAGAGATTCCAATGATACCAAATACAACAGATTCGGATTTGATTTTAATTTGGTGGACACCGCCGGAATAAGAAAGAAGTCCAAGGTCAAGGATGATCTGGAGTTTTATTCTGTCATGCGATCAGTCCGGGCCATTGAATACAGTGATGTATGTGTTCTTATTATTGATGCCACACGTGGATTTGAAGGCCAGGATCAAAATATCTTCTGGCTGGCTGAAAAAAATAAAAAGGGTATCGTCATCCTGGTCAATAAATGGGATTTGGTTGAAAAGGACAATTACACCACCAAACAATTCGAGGAGAGAATCCGAAAAGAAACGGCTCCGTTTACCGATGTACCGATCGTTTTTATATCGGCTTTGACCAAACAAAGAATATTTAAGGCCATTGAAAAAGCAGTTGAAGTCTATAACAACCGAAAACAAAAAATACCAACCAGCAAATTGAACGAGACCATGCTTGAGATTATTCAGCATAATCCTCCTCCGGCCTACAAGGGAAAATACATTAAGATAAAATACTGTATGCAATTGCCAACCCCAACCCCTCAATTTGCTTTTTTCGCTAATTTGCCGCAATACGTAAAAGATCCGTATAAACGCTTTCTCGAAAATAAACTGAGGGAACTTTATAATTTTACGGGCGTTCCCATTGTTATTTACATGCGAAAAAAATAA
- a CDS encoding isoamylase early set domain-containing protein produces MSIKKQFLKSKPVCKVTFSLTKEEALDAEKVQLLGDFNDWNVAEAIDLKKFKNGTYKTTLDLETSKNYQFKYLIDGTKWENDHAADSYVNNGIDAQDNFVVEV; encoded by the coding sequence ATGAGTATTAAAAAACAATTTTTAAAAAGCAAACCAGTTTGTAAAGTAACTTTTTCTTTGACTAAAGAAGAAGCTTTAGATGCTGAAAAAGTTCAATTGTTGGGTGATTTTAATGATTGGAATGTTGCAGAGGCGATAGATTTGAAAAAATTCAAAAACGGAACCTATAAAACAACATTGGATCTTGAAACCTCAAAAAATTATCAATTCAAATATTTGATTGATGGTACAAAATGGGAAAACGATCACGCAGCTGACAGCTATGTGAATAATGGTATAGATGCACAAGACAACTTTGTTGTTGAAGTATAG
- a CDS encoding GTP-binding protein: protein MNDPIHDDELNRILLKPRFRIELDASEEEVIRRFREKLGEKDCVYGSKIVDHHIVIDVPKSDEHFWSPQLHVEVEKEEEKTIVKGILGPKPKIWTFFIFLHFAVAVTFFVFFVVFYSRWSLDQDYEFYMVMCLLMPVLWVVLYFFGQLGKKFGYKQMVGLHNFLIKAIRDPK from the coding sequence ATGAACGATCCAATTCATGATGATGAATTAAACAGAATTCTATTAAAACCAAGATTCAGGATAGAACTCGATGCCTCTGAAGAGGAGGTGATCAGGCGATTCCGTGAAAAGTTGGGCGAAAAGGATTGTGTTTACGGGAGTAAGATCGTTGATCATCATATCGTTATCGATGTCCCCAAAAGTGATGAGCATTTCTGGTCTCCGCAATTGCATGTGGAAGTAGAAAAAGAGGAGGAGAAAACCATAGTTAAGGGAATATTAGGGCCGAAACCCAAAATCTGGACCTTTTTTATCTTTTTACACTTTGCAGTCGCGGTAACTTTTTTCGTTTTTTTTGTGGTCTTTTATTCCAGATGGAGTCTGGATCAGGACTATGAATTTTATATGGTCATGTGTTTACTTATGCCTGTTTTATGGGTTGTCCTGTATTTTTTCGGACAGCTGGGCAAGAAATTCGGTTACAAGCAAATGGTCGGGCTTCACAATTTTCTGATCAAAGCCATAAGAGACCCGAAATAA
- the prmA gene encoding 50S ribosomal protein L11 methyltransferase, producing MNYIGCFFSIESGSLPAETAIEILIAELGAAGFESFTEKSNGLVAYIQKEQWDPELLNDIQILDSEEIEFSHEVKEIEQVNWNEEWEKNFDPIVVDGEVSIRAPFHKHPGLKYDIVIEPKMSFGTGHHETTHLMIKHLMHMELKGKTVLDMGCGTGILAIFAEMRGAKSVDAIDIDSWCYENSLENAARNKCTSISVFEGDSSLLKPDRYEVIIANINRNILLKDIPVYAESLEVNGVLLLSGFYTEDIEFIDAAAASQGLKLVEKMERNNWVGLKYVN from the coding sequence ATGAACTATATCGGATGTTTTTTTTCAATTGAATCAGGCTCTTTACCCGCTGAGACTGCAATAGAGATCCTGATCGCAGAACTCGGGGCTGCCGGATTTGAAAGTTTTACTGAAAAAAGCAACGGACTTGTGGCTTATATTCAAAAAGAGCAGTGGGATCCGGAACTATTAAACGATATTCAGATATTGGATTCTGAAGAGATCGAATTTTCTCACGAGGTCAAAGAAATAGAACAAGTAAACTGGAACGAAGAATGGGAAAAAAACTTTGATCCGATCGTCGTAGACGGTGAGGTTAGTATCAGAGCTCCTTTTCATAAGCATCCCGGGTTGAAATACGATATTGTGATCGAACCAAAAATGAGTTTTGGCACAGGTCATCATGAAACCACACATTTGATGATCAAACATTTGATGCATATGGAACTTAAAGGTAAAACGGTTCTTGATATGGGTTGCGGTACAGGGATTTTGGCCATCTTCGCAGAGATGCGTGGTGCGAAATCGGTGGATGCCATCGATATTGATTCCTGGTGCTATGAAAATTCTCTGGAGAATGCAGCACGTAATAAGTGCACATCCATCTCTGTATTTGAAGGAGATTCGAGTCTGCTCAAACCGGATCGTTATGAGGTGATCATAGCCAATATCAACAGAAATATACTGCTGAAGGATATACCGGTTTATGCCGAAAGCCTCGAGGTAAACGGGGTGTTGCTTTTAAGTGGTTTTTATACCGAAGACATTGAATTTATCGATGCGGCTGCAGCTTCTCAAGGCCTGAAACTTGTTGAGAAAATGGAACGAAACAACTGGGTTGGATTAAAATATGTAAATTAG
- the accC gene encoding acetyl-CoA carboxylase biotin carboxylase subunit: protein MKKILIANRGEIALRIMKSAREMGIKTVAVYSTIDRNAPHVNFADEAVHIGENPSNQSYLIGDRIIEKALELQVDGIHPGYGFLSENDEFSKAVEKNGMIFIGPGHEAIRTMGDKLAAKEAVKKYDIPMVPGIDEAVTDVEEAKKIAKEIGFPVLIKAAAGGGGKGMRIVDSYDQIEEQMERAISEALSAFGDGSVFIEKYITSPRHIEFQILADNHGNIVHLFERECSIQRRHQKVIEEAPSCVLDAELRKKMGESATLVAKSCNYRGAGTVEFLLDSEMNYYFLEMNTRLQVEHPVTEFITGLDLVKEQIKIARGEKLSWKQNEIRFKGHSIELRVYAEDPQNNFLPNVGKLSVYQIPKGDGIRLDDGYREGMDIPIYYDPMISKLITYGKDRNEAIQLMIKAIDMYRIKGVETTLSFGKFVCQHQAFVQGNFDTHFVKTHFNPDDLKEIKDEEAGWAALLALKLHHEEKNILRTP, encoded by the coding sequence ATGAAAAAAATATTAATTGCCAATCGTGGCGAAATAGCGCTGCGGATCATGAAATCTGCCAGGGAAATGGGAATTAAAACGGTAGCCGTTTATTCAACAATTGACAGAAATGCCCCACATGTCAATTTTGCGGATGAGGCCGTTCACATTGGAGAGAATCCTTCGAACCAAAGTTACCTAATCGGAGATAGAATCATTGAAAAGGCCCTGGAGCTTCAAGTAGATGGTATCCATCCCGGATATGGATTCTTAAGTGAGAATGACGAGTTTTCAAAGGCGGTCGAAAAAAATGGAATGATTTTTATCGGGCCGGGTCATGAGGCTATACGTACGATGGGAGACAAACTTGCCGCAAAAGAGGCGGTTAAAAAATATGATATTCCTATGGTTCCTGGAATCGATGAAGCAGTTACTGATGTGGAAGAGGCGAAAAAGATCGCAAAAGAAATCGGTTTTCCGGTTCTTATAAAAGCAGCTGCAGGAGGTGGAGGAAAAGGAATGAGAATTGTAGATTCCTATGATCAGATCGAAGAGCAAATGGAAAGAGCGATCAGTGAGGCTTTGTCTGCTTTTGGAGATGGATCGGTATTTATTGAAAAATACATAACCTCACCAAGGCATATCGAATTTCAGATCCTTGCCGACAATCATGGAAACATCGTTCATTTGTTTGAAAGGGAATGCAGTATTCAAAGAAGGCACCAAAAAGTAATTGAAGAGGCCCCTTCCTGTGTTCTAGACGCTGAATTAAGAAAAAAAATGGGGGAATCTGCGACCCTCGTGGCCAAATCCTGTAATTACAGAGGTGCCGGAACTGTTGAGTTCCTTCTCGACAGTGAAATGAATTATTATTTTCTTGAAATGAATACACGTTTACAGGTAGAACACCCTGTTACTGAATTTATTACCGGGCTCGACCTTGTAAAAGAACAGATCAAAATTGCCCGGGGAGAAAAGCTCAGCTGGAAGCAAAACGAAATCCGGTTTAAGGGGCATTCCATTGAATTAAGAGTATATGCAGAGGACCCGCAAAACAATTTTCTTCCTAATGTAGGTAAGCTGTCTGTTTACCAAATACCCAAAGGAGATGGTATCCGGCTTGATGATGGCTATCGCGAAGGAATGGATATTCCCATTTACTATGACCCGATGATCTCTAAATTAATAACCTATGGAAAAGATAGGAACGAGGCCATCCAACTGATGATAAAGGCCATAGACATGTATCGAATCAAAGGCGTGGAAACAACGCTCTCTTTTGGCAAATTTGTATGCCAGCATCAAGCTTTTGTTCAGGGAAATTTTGATACCCATTTTGTCAAAACACATTTTAATCCCGACGATTTAAAGGAAATTAAAGACGAAGAGGCCGGATGGGCTGCTTTACTTGCATTGAAATTGCACCATGAGGAAAAGAATATTTTAAGAACCCCCTGA
- a CDS encoding ATP-dependent Clp protease adaptor ClpS, producing the protein MLFSSKEKVQESVDVAEQEVKKYEIVLFNDDVHTFDFVIDSLIEICEHSLEQAEQCTYLVHYKGKCAVKTGEYDELKPRCTRLLDKGLSAEIV; encoded by the coding sequence ATGTTATTTTCATCAAAAGAGAAGGTTCAGGAATCTGTCGATGTTGCAGAACAGGAAGTAAAAAAATACGAAATAGTTCTATTTAATGATGATGTCCACACGTTTGATTTCGTCATTGATTCTTTGATTGAAATATGCGAACACAGCCTGGAACAGGCTGAACAATGTACCTATCTGGTTCACTACAAAGGTAAATGTGCCGTAAAAACGGGCGAATATGATGAATTAAAACCCCGCTGCACGCGATTGCTTGATAAAGGCCTGAGCGCGGAAATCGTATAG
- a CDS encoding acyl-CoA carboxylase subunit beta has protein sequence MKDKQKNLLNKMAEARLGGGEHRIKKQHAKKKLTARERIMLLLDEGSFEEVGMLVTHRTTDFGMEDQIFFGDGVVTGYGTVNQRLVYVFAQDFTVFGGALSETHAEKICKIMDLAVKVGAPVIGLNDSGGARIQEGVRSLGGYADIFYRNVQSSGVIPQISAIMGPCAGGAVYSPAMTDFTIMVEETSYMFVTGPNVVKTVTNEEVSSEELGGASTHSTKSGVTHVTAPNDLACIDEIKKLLSYIPQNNQLTTPKIPYELTDEIREELEGIIPDDTHLPYDIRKVIYGICDKDSFYEIHKDYADNIVVGFSRLAGRSIGIIANQPMSLAGVLDVNSSKKAARFTRFCDCFNIPLLVLVDVPGFLPGTDQEWRGIIVHGAKLLYALSEATVPRVTLITRKAYGGAYDVMNSKHIGADMNFAWPTAEIAVMGAKGASEIIFKKEIAEAEDPEVKWKEKEAEYAHKFADPYRAARRGFIDEVILPKESRRKLIKAFSMLENKKTEGPKRKHGNIPL, from the coding sequence ATGAAAGACAAACAAAAAAATCTCCTGAATAAAATGGCGGAAGCCAGATTGGGAGGCGGCGAACATAGAATTAAAAAACAACACGCAAAGAAAAAACTCACCGCAAGAGAAAGAATCATGCTGCTGCTTGATGAAGGATCTTTTGAAGAGGTAGGTATGCTTGTTACCCACAGAACGACAGATTTTGGGATGGAAGATCAAATATTCTTTGGTGACGGGGTCGTAACCGGTTACGGAACCGTTAATCAAAGATTGGTCTATGTTTTTGCACAGGATTTCACCGTATTTGGCGGCGCCCTTTCAGAAACCCATGCCGAGAAAATTTGTAAGATCATGGACCTGGCTGTAAAAGTAGGAGCGCCAGTCATCGGGTTGAATGATTCAGGAGGTGCCCGGATACAGGAAGGCGTACGTTCTTTAGGAGGATATGCCGATATTTTCTACCGAAACGTTCAGTCTTCAGGTGTGATCCCACAAATTTCAGCCATCATGGGCCCCTGTGCGGGAGGTGCTGTTTATTCTCCTGCCATGACTGATTTTACCATCATGGTGGAGGAAACAAGTTATATGTTTGTAACCGGGCCAAACGTGGTCAAAACGGTAACCAATGAGGAAGTGAGTTCAGAGGAACTTGGGGGTGCCTCAACACATTCCACGAAGTCTGGAGTTACACACGTTACCGCTCCAAATGACCTGGCCTGCATTGATGAGATTAAAAAATTGCTTAGTTATATCCCACAGAACAATCAGCTTACAACCCCTAAAATTCCTTATGAACTGACAGATGAAATACGGGAAGAACTCGAAGGAATCATCCCGGATGATACACATTTACCCTATGATATCAGAAAAGTGATTTATGGAATTTGCGATAAAGACAGTTTTTATGAAATACATAAAGACTATGCGGATAATATAGTAGTAGGCTTTTCAAGGCTTGCCGGAAGAAGTATCGGAATCATTGCCAATCAGCCCATGAGCCTTGCCGGAGTGCTGGATGTGAACAGTTCAAAAAAAGCAGCCCGCTTTACAAGGTTCTGTGATTGCTTTAATATCCCGTTACTGGTGCTCGTTGACGTTCCCGGTTTTTTACCCGGAACCGATCAGGAATGGAGGGGTATCATTGTGCACGGGGCCAAGTTGCTTTACGCTTTGAGCGAGGCCACCGTTCCGCGAGTGACCCTGATTACCAGAAAGGCCTATGGAGGAGCCTATGATGTAATGAATTCGAAACATATAGGAGCTGATATGAATTTCGCATGGCCAACAGCAGAAATAGCGGTAATGGGCGCAAAGGGCGCGAGTGAGATCATCTTTAAAAAAGAAATTGCCGAAGCCGAGGACCCGGAAGTGAAATGGAAAGAAAAAGAAGCTGAATATGCTCATAAATTTGCTGATCCATATCGAGCTGCAAGAAGAGGTTTTATAGATGAGGTTATTTTACCAAAGGAATCAAGGCGAAAACTGATCAAAGCATTTTCTATGCTCGAAAACAAAAAGACAGAAGGGCCAAAAAGAAAACACGGGAATATCCCTTTGTAG
- a CDS encoding helix-turn-helix domain-containing protein, which yields MKKYNVIGELLIDYRKINKLSQSEFASKLNVDIRTVQRWENATTLIKPEKEEDIINETLLPYQLVRNLNASVPIPTYYDFNLRKYSLSQLTNRLPDAKWFKSHLDVATKRIRTLDYEVDINYIVRYMRFHKEISKSLREVIKEAARLLPEMNLIITDDSGYYSGHSLVFPLRPEAYEKLRSREMNEQDLTVKDLIHHKKLDRPIFFGFDITADSNDNIYYISSQLMRYVRDKPNQEYLFCSIPFRYDNLELNEQLGLKIIWEGEKGKNEYGIEVYPRFQEGSFRNYLHEDDNSEK from the coding sequence ATGAAGAAATACAATGTAATTGGAGAATTGTTAATCGATTACAGAAAGATCAATAAACTGTCTCAATCTGAATTTGCCAGTAAACTTAATGTTGATATCAGGACCGTTCAGCGCTGGGAAAATGCTACTACTTTGATCAAGCCGGAAAAAGAAGAAGACATTATCAACGAGACATTATTGCCTTATCAACTGGTACGAAATTTGAATGCCTCTGTACCGATCCCAACCTATTATGATTTCAATTTAAGGAAATACTCCTTGTCACAACTTACCAACAGGTTACCTGACGCCAAGTGGTTTAAAAGTCATCTTGATGTGGCCACAAAAAGGATCCGCACCCTGGATTATGAGGTCGATATAAATTATATCGTGAGATATATGCGATTTCATAAGGAGATAAGTAAATCCCTTAGAGAAGTCATTAAGGAAGCCGCACGTTTACTTCCTGAAATGAATCTTATTATCACCGATGATTCCGGTTATTATTCGGGTCATTCGCTGGTTTTTCCTTTACGGCCTGAAGCCTATGAAAAATTAAGGTCAAGGGAGATGAATGAACAGGACCTAACGGTGAAGGACCTGATCCATCACAAAAAGCTGGATCGTCCTATATTTTTTGGTTTTGACATTACGGCAGACAGCAATGATAATATTTACTATATAAGCAGCCAGTTAATGCGGTATGTCAGGGATAAGCCGAATCAGGAATATTTATTTTGTTCTATTCCGTTCCGATATGATAACCTGGAGTTGAATGAACAACTTGGCTTGAAGATCATCTGGGAAGGTGAAAAAGGTAAAAATGAATACGGGATCGAGGTTTACCCTCGTTTTCAGGAAGGAAGCTTCAGAAACTATTTACACGAAGATGATAATTCGGAAAAATAA